In one Pseudomonas fitomaticsae genomic region, the following are encoded:
- the pgm gene encoding phosphoglucomutase (alpha-D-glucose-1,6-bisphosphate-dependent): protein MTLSPFAGKPAPAELLVDIPRLVTAYYTGQPDASVSTQRVAFGTSGHRGSSFDLSFNEWHVLAISQAICLYREAQGITGPLFVGIDTHALSTPAGASALEVLAANGVTVMIAEGDEYTPTPAVSHAILCYNRGRTTGLADGIVITPSHNPPQSGGYKYNPTNGGPADTHITKWIEAKANELLANKLAGVKRISYEQALKAETTHRHDYVNTYVADLINVIDFDAIRGAKLRLGVDPLGGAGVRYWSAIAEHYRLDLDVVNKEVDSTFRFMTVDWDGQIRMDPSSSHAMQGLIGLKERFDVAFACDPDHDRHGIVTPSGGLLAPNNYLAVSIDYLFQNRPQWRADAAVGKTVVSSGLIDRVAKRLGRRLYEVPVGFKWFADGLFDGSLGFGGEESAGASFLRKDGGVWSTDKDGLIPALLAAEMTARTGRDPSQAYRALTDELGEPFSVRVDAKANPEQKALLSKLSPEQVTSTELAGEKIQSILSKAPGNDQAIGGLKVMTENGWFAARPSGTEDIYKIYAESFIGDDHLKQLVAEAQTLVDGAISTK from the coding sequence ATGACACTCAGTCCTTTTGCGGGCAAACCGGCACCGGCAGAACTGTTGGTCGATATCCCGCGACTGGTTACGGCGTATTACACCGGTCAACCCGACGCCTCGGTTTCCACCCAGCGCGTGGCGTTCGGCACTTCCGGGCACCGGGGCAGTTCCTTTGATTTGAGTTTCAACGAATGGCACGTTCTGGCCATCAGTCAGGCGATCTGCCTGTATCGCGAAGCCCAGGGCATCACCGGCCCGCTGTTCGTCGGTATCGACACCCATGCGCTGTCGACCCCGGCCGGAGCCAGCGCCCTGGAAGTACTGGCGGCCAACGGCGTGACCGTGATGATTGCCGAAGGTGATGAATACACTCCGACCCCGGCGGTGTCCCACGCCATTCTTTGCTACAACCGTGGTCGCACCACTGGTCTTGCCGACGGCATCGTCATCACGCCGTCGCACAACCCGCCACAAAGCGGTGGCTACAAGTACAACCCAACCAACGGCGGCCCGGCCGACACCCACATCACCAAGTGGATCGAAGCCAAGGCCAACGAACTGCTGGCCAACAAACTGGCCGGCGTCAAACGTATCAGCTACGAGCAGGCGCTCAAGGCTGAAACTACCCATCGTCACGACTACGTCAACACCTACGTCGCCGACCTGATCAACGTCATCGACTTCGATGCCATTCGCGGTGCCAAACTGCGCCTGGGTGTCGATCCGCTGGGCGGAGCAGGGGTGCGCTACTGGTCGGCGATTGCCGAGCACTATCGTCTGGACCTGGACGTGGTGAACAAGGAAGTCGACTCGACCTTCCGCTTCATGACCGTGGACTGGGACGGGCAGATCCGCATGGACCCATCGTCCAGCCATGCCATGCAAGGCCTGATCGGTCTGAAGGAACGCTTTGACGTGGCCTTCGCCTGCGACCCGGATCACGACCGTCACGGCATCGTCACACCGTCCGGCGGCCTGCTGGCACCGAACAACTACCTGGCGGTGTCGATCGACTACCTGTTCCAGAACCGTCCGCAGTGGCGCGCCGATGCGGCCGTAGGTAAAACCGTGGTCAGCAGCGGTCTGATCGATCGCGTGGCCAAGCGTCTGGGCCGTCGCCTGTACGAAGTGCCGGTTGGTTTCAAATGGTTTGCCGATGGCCTGTTCGACGGCTCGCTGGGTTTTGGCGGCGAAGAAAGCGCCGGCGCCTCTTTCCTGCGCAAGGACGGCGGTGTCTGGAGCACCGACAAGGACGGTCTGATTCCAGCCCTGTTGGCTGCTGAAATGACCGCCCGTACCGGTCGCGACCCAAGCCAGGCCTACCGTGCACTGACCGACGAGCTGGGCGAACCGTTCTCGGTGCGTGTCGATGCCAAGGCCAACCCGGAGCAAAAAGCCTTGCTGAGCAAACTGTCGCCGGAGCAGGTCACCTCAACCGAACTGGCAGGCGAGAAGATCCAGAGCATTCTCAGCAAGGCTCCAGGCAACGATCAGGCCATCGGCGGTCTGAAAGTGATGACCGAAAACGGCTGGTTCGCTGCACGTCCGTCGGGCACCGAAGACATCTACAAGATCTACGCCGAAAGCTTCATCGGCGACGACCACCTCAAGCAACTGGTGGCCGAGGCGCAAACTCTGGTAGACGGTGCGATCAGCACCAAATAA
- a CDS encoding pirin family protein gives MLELRPFNSLGGAHHGWLDAHHHFSFAEYYDPQRMSWGNLRVWNDDIIAAGTGFPTHPHRDMEIITYVREGAISHQDNLGNKGRTEAGDVQVMSAGTGIAHSEYNLEATDTKIFQIWILPTETGAPPSWGAKPFPKGDREGFVTLASGKDGDDQSLRIRADARLVAANIKAGETAEYRLDAGRRAYLVPATGVIEVNGLRAQARDGVAVSNEQVLTVTALEDSEIVLVDLA, from the coding sequence ATGCTTGAACTCAGACCTTTCAACTCGCTGGGCGGCGCCCATCACGGCTGGTTGGATGCCCATCACCATTTTTCGTTCGCCGAGTACTACGATCCGCAACGCATGAGCTGGGGCAACCTGCGGGTGTGGAACGACGACATCATTGCCGCCGGCACGGGCTTCCCTACTCACCCGCACCGCGACATGGAAATCATCACTTATGTACGTGAAGGTGCGATCAGCCACCAGGACAACCTGGGCAACAAGGGCCGCACCGAGGCTGGCGACGTGCAGGTGATGAGCGCCGGCACCGGGATCGCCCACAGCGAATACAACCTGGAAGCCACGGACACCAAGATTTTCCAGATATGGATTCTGCCGACCGAAACCGGTGCACCGCCGTCCTGGGGCGCCAAACCGTTCCCGAAAGGCGACCGCGAAGGTTTCGTGACCCTCGCCAGCGGCAAGGACGGTGACGATCAGAGCCTGCGCATCCGCGCCGACGCGCGTTTGGTGGCGGCCAATATCAAGGCCGGGGAAACCGCAGAATATCGCCTCGATGCCGGACGTCGTGCCTATCTTGTTCCCGCTACGGGTGTCATTGAAGTCAACGGCTTGCGCGCACAAGCTCGAGACGGTGTGGCGGTGTCTAATGAACAGGTGTTGACCGTCACGGCGCTGGAAGACAGCGAAATCGTATTGGTGGATCTGGCCTGA
- a CDS encoding UvrD-helicase domain-containing protein — protein MAQHTPDLPPELRPLAEMPWFKRLAARFLGHGLTQLRAQHRASWLHGQADGFRSGHTAGVDYGYKEGKADGLEEGRQVLLIRDSRNTEHRPPGIDNHLFDDWRLPLSAELKKRMKADVSRLLPGHAQPSVAQWKMIFSETPSTSVIAGAGAGKSTTLVLRILLLAHYLGFELDSMTVVTFTRESRKDFINKLIELFALWGRALSQKDARDLVRTFHSRILPMVRSLPGFERLQAFENLSHRAQGVDEDVDSNPFDLRINDAQRQQLNACYHRLYKEDPRFAQLIQPLSRHALQLKELERDHPDVQKRIAVTELAARRDEELCDMIEDMWLRAGAWPIKGIEPSRQTFEINGASFHCHGYIPSLDAWVVLGFDPRENPQICRPNAKLTVRAEWAVKRTLFQAFCRKPLIWIDNYESSKRLLATLAGDVSAGPGFDYKVKGELASAPLLDCFVAAAGFIENLGLDVPDAVGRMSFAKDDPDRFFFEALSLFWRALEDHLLDQKPPVMTYNRMFALFSEHSPENFKLLSDELLRPMSHLMIDEFQDVSPQIVSWIRASLSEIRSRGPAMHVGRGAQRSSLLCVGDDWQSIYGWRGSSPSYFMEFNKEFPSPSTTRVMLSDNYRSHQHIIDAAEHVVRAAPAIPGKKARASGEERPLQPVNVLERDDQALGQRLAEHYRNGDSILMLYRKSSDKSLIEQHIQSVVNVDSSLPYESRRLKQLTYHSAKGLQADAVFLLGDCQHLTSSPYKNQVYRMAGLGKAGDSEPYDSAQKDEILRLAYVGITRAVSHCYWYVEPQDSQSVNMPRASDRVAKGKPFFIDHRPEKKTA, from the coding sequence GTGGCGCAACACACCCCCGATCTTCCTCCCGAACTTCGTCCCCTGGCCGAGATGCCCTGGTTCAAACGCCTGGCGGCGCGTTTCCTTGGCCACGGTCTGACGCAACTGCGCGCCCAGCACCGGGCTTCGTGGTTGCACGGCCAGGCCGACGGCTTTCGCAGCGGGCATACCGCCGGTGTGGATTACGGGTACAAGGAAGGCAAGGCTGACGGGCTGGAAGAGGGCCGCCAGGTCTTGTTGATCCGCGACAGCCGCAATACCGAGCATCGCCCGCCGGGCATCGACAATCATCTGTTCGACGATTGGCGCCTGCCGCTCAGCGCAGAGTTGAAAAAGCGCATGAAAGCCGACGTCTCACGCCTGCTGCCTGGGCACGCCCAACCGAGCGTTGCGCAATGGAAGATGATTTTCAGCGAAACCCCGTCAACCTCGGTGATTGCCGGCGCCGGGGCCGGCAAGTCGACCACGCTGGTGCTGCGGATCCTGTTGCTGGCTCACTATCTGGGTTTTGAGCTCGATTCGATGACCGTGGTGACCTTCACCCGCGAGTCGCGCAAGGACTTCATCAACAAACTGATCGAACTGTTCGCTTTGTGGGGCCGGGCACTCAGTCAGAAAGACGCGCGGGATCTGGTGCGCACCTTTCACTCGCGGATCTTGCCGATGGTTCGTAGCCTGCCGGGGTTCGAGCGATTGCAGGCATTCGAAAACCTCAGCCACCGCGCGCAGGGTGTAGATGAAGACGTCGACAGCAATCCGTTCGATCTGCGCATCAACGACGCACAGCGCCAGCAGCTCAACGCCTGTTACCACCGTCTCTACAAAGAAGACCCGCGCTTTGCGCAACTGATCCAGCCATTGTCCCGCCACGCCTTGCAACTCAAGGAGCTGGAACGCGATCACCCGGACGTGCAAAAGCGCATCGCTGTAACAGAGCTGGCAGCTCGTCGCGATGAAGAACTGTGCGACATGATCGAGGACATGTGGCTCCGCGCGGGCGCCTGGCCGATCAAAGGCATCGAACCGAGCCGCCAGACATTCGAAATCAACGGCGCGTCGTTCCATTGCCACGGTTACATTCCGAGCCTGGATGCCTGGGTTGTATTGGGTTTCGACCCTCGGGAAAACCCGCAAATCTGTCGTCCCAACGCCAAGCTGACGGTGCGTGCAGAGTGGGCAGTCAAGCGCACCCTGTTTCAAGCTTTCTGCCGTAAACCATTGATTTGGATTGATAATTACGAGTCATCGAAACGTCTATTGGCCACGCTGGCAGGTGATGTCAGCGCCGGTCCCGGTTTCGATTACAAGGTCAAGGGCGAACTGGCGTCCGCGCCATTGCTCGACTGTTTTGTCGCTGCCGCAGGCTTCATCGAGAACCTGGGCCTGGACGTGCCGGACGCCGTTGGCCGCATGAGTTTCGCCAAGGACGATCCGGACCGGTTTTTCTTCGAAGCCTTGAGCCTGTTCTGGCGAGCGTTGGAAGATCACTTGCTGGATCAGAAGCCGCCGGTCATGACCTACAACCGCATGTTCGCGCTGTTCAGCGAGCATTCACCGGAAAACTTCAAACTGCTCAGCGATGAGTTGCTGCGGCCGATGTCGCACCTGATGATCGACGAATTCCAGGACGTTTCGCCGCAGATCGTCTCGTGGATCCGCGCCAGCCTCTCGGAAATCCGCAGTCGCGGCCCGGCCATGCACGTCGGACGAGGCGCGCAGCGATCGTCGCTGCTTTGCGTAGGGGACGACTGGCAATCGATCTACGGCTGGCGCGGCAGTTCGCCGAGCTACTTCATGGAATTCAACAAGGAGTTCCCGTCGCCGAGCACGACCCGGGTGATGCTCAGCGACAACTATCGCAGCCATCAGCACATCATCGATGCGGCGGAACACGTCGTTCGGGCGGCGCCCGCGATTCCCGGCAAGAAGGCCAGGGCCAGTGGCGAGGAGAGACCGTTGCAACCGGTCAACGTACTGGAACGCGACGATCAGGCGCTCGGCCAGCGCCTGGCGGAACACTATCGAAACGGCGACTCAATCCTGATGCTCTATCGAAAAAGTAGCGATAAGTCATTGATAGAACAGCATATTCAGTCTGTAGTTAATGTTGATTCGAGCTTGCCGTACGAGTCCCGGCGCCTGAAACAACTGACCTATCACAGCGCCAAAGGCCTGCAGGCCGACGCGGTTTTCCTGCTGGGCGATTGCCAGCATCTGACCAGTTCGCCTTACAAAAATCAGGTATATCGCATGGCCGGGCTGGGCAAGGCCGGCGACAGCGAGCCTTACGACAGTGCGCAGAAAGACGAAATCCTGCGCCTGGCCTACGTCGGCATTACTCGTGCGGTCAGCCATTGCTACTGGTACGTCGAGCCGCAAGACTCGCAGTCGGTGAATATGCCTCGGGCTTCGGACCGGGTTGCCAAAGGTAAACCGTTCTTCATCGATCATCGGCCAGAAAAGAAAACAGCCTGA
- a CDS encoding DUF1652 domain-containing protein, whose protein sequence is MNKGSSKVTFPNACQLMRWHFHPMGFEATMDAPGSLVARLFDRASGETLIAIAGIPCATVMNAADVERIIEAVEDELEAFIPPESLKSYA, encoded by the coding sequence ATGAATAAAGGGTCAAGCAAGGTCACGTTTCCCAATGCCTGCCAGCTGATGCGCTGGCATTTTCATCCCATGGGTTTCGAGGCGACCATGGATGCGCCGGGCAGTCTGGTCGCGCGCCTGTTCGATCGGGCCAGCGGCGAAACCCTGATCGCCATCGCCGGCATCCCCTGTGCCACGGTGATGAACGCGGCGGATGTGGAACGAATAATCGAAGCCGTCGAAGACGAACTGGAGGCCTTCATTCCTCCGGAATCTCTCAAGAGTTACGCGTAA
- a CDS encoding helix-turn-helix domain-containing protein translates to MHADDDGPEQTRATAETVMRYHLCWKHRDLDGVMALYHPNIQYNDFFQNRVLGLDELREYVRVSMPRESDEALEHCDRIRIDGNTAFIQYEVTLRGGNGLVSFRSSEAITVKDGQIWRVNEYASLVREQADSPTATRQRPAVSRLGLSPRQLSFMADDLQQYFQRQQPYLDPELDLQRVAKECGYSRNQISYLLNQVLGQSFYRYVNQARLQHLLQSLDNATPPLRIDELAFAAGFNSLSAFYSCFRQHTGQSPKAYVKQISLRTRAQDNP, encoded by the coding sequence ATGCACGCCGATGATGACGGCCCGGAACAGACGCGGGCCACGGCCGAAACGGTCATGCGCTATCACCTGTGCTGGAAACACCGGGACCTGGATGGCGTGATGGCGCTGTATCACCCGAACATCCAGTACAACGATTTCTTCCAGAACCGCGTGCTTGGCCTCGACGAGTTGCGCGAGTACGTCCGGGTCAGCATGCCGCGCGAATCCGACGAAGCACTGGAGCATTGCGACCGCATCCGCATCGACGGCAACACCGCCTTCATTCAGTACGAAGTGACGTTGCGCGGCGGCAACGGGCTGGTGTCGTTTCGTTCCAGCGAAGCGATCACGGTCAAGGACGGGCAGATCTGGCGGGTCAACGAATATGCTTCGTTGGTGCGCGAGCAGGCCGACAGCCCGACGGCAACCCGCCAGCGCCCGGCGGTGAGTCGACTGGGTCTGTCGCCGCGCCAGCTGAGCTTCATGGCCGATGACTTGCAGCAGTATTTCCAGCGTCAGCAACCGTATCTCGACCCCGAGCTCGACCTGCAACGGGTGGCGAAGGAGTGCGGGTACAGCCGCAACCAGATTTCCTATTTGCTGAACCAGGTGCTGGGGCAAAGCTTCTACCGTTACGTCAATCAGGCGCGCCTGCAACATCTATTGCAGTCGCTGGACAACGCCACGCCGCCGCTGCGCATCGACGAACTGGCCTTCGCCGCCGGTTTCAATTCGCTGTCGGCTTTCTATAGCTGCTTTCGCCAGCACACCGGTCAGTCGCCCAAGGCCTACGTGAAGCAAATTTCTTTGCGGACACGCGCGCAAGACAATCCCTGA
- a CDS encoding NAD(P)/FAD-dependent oxidoreductase, with protein sequence MPAWRTISLWMDQLDEPLTPRPSLAQDLDVDVAIIGAGYTGLWTAYYLKQQAPSLNIAIIEAQTAGFGASGRNGGWLMGNLLGEDRLLAGVSPQQRRASYDLLHGIPDEVANVLEREGIDCDYRKGGVLYCAARYPEQEVSLRDYLKKLHAQGLTDDDYRWLSPEQLAQQLRIAKPYGGIFAPHVATIHPAKLVRGLARTVESMGVKIYENSPVTHWQAGSLRTDKASVRSRWIVPAIEGYSVTLPPLGRYQLPVQSLIVATEPLSAATWDAIGLSRGQAFSEFSRQVTYGQRSADNRLVFGARGGYQFAGKLRHNFDLTRDEVELRRYLFGELFPQLKNVQITHAWGGNLGMSRHFKPHMLCDRANGIALSGGYGGEGVGASNLGGRTLADLILERDTELTHQPWVLPDGGIHALRAWEPEPCRWLGYNAIIKSFVHEDQTLANPATAPWRRKLASQVAGFMEGFMH encoded by the coding sequence ATGCCGGCGTGGCGCACTATCAGTTTGTGGATGGATCAACTCGACGAGCCGCTGACCCCGCGCCCGTCGCTTGCGCAGGACCTGGATGTCGACGTGGCAATCATCGGCGCCGGTTACACCGGGCTGTGGACGGCGTACTACCTGAAACAGCAGGCGCCGAGCCTGAACATCGCCATCATCGAGGCGCAAACCGCCGGGTTCGGCGCGTCGGGCCGCAACGGCGGCTGGTTGATGGGCAATCTGCTGGGCGAAGATCGCCTGCTGGCGGGCGTGTCACCGCAACAGCGCCGCGCTTCTTACGATCTGTTGCACGGCATTCCGGATGAAGTGGCGAATGTCCTCGAACGCGAAGGCATCGACTGCGATTACCGCAAAGGCGGGGTGCTGTACTGCGCCGCGCGCTACCCCGAACAGGAAGTCAGTCTTCGCGACTACCTGAAAAAACTCCACGCTCAGGGCCTGACCGACGACGATTACCGCTGGCTCAGCCCGGAGCAACTGGCGCAGCAGCTGCGCATCGCCAAGCCTTACGGCGGCATCTTCGCCCCGCATGTGGCGACCATTCACCCGGCGAAACTGGTGCGCGGCCTGGCGCGAACCGTTGAAAGCATGGGGGTGAAGATCTACGAAAACAGCCCGGTGACCCATTGGCAGGCCGGCAGCCTTCGCACCGACAAGGCCAGTGTGCGCAGCCGCTGGATCGTCCCGGCCATCGAAGGCTATTCCGTCACGCTGCCACCGCTGGGCCGTTATCAATTACCGGTGCAGAGCCTGATCGTCGCCACCGAGCCGTTGTCCGCCGCGACCTGGGACGCGATCGGCCTCAGTCGGGGCCAGGCGTTCAGCGAATTCAGCCGTCAGGTCACTTACGGCCAGCGCAGCGCCGATAACCGATTGGTCTTCGGCGCCCGTGGCGGTTATCAGTTCGCCGGCAAGCTGCGCCACAACTTCGACCTGACCCGCGATGAAGTCGAGCTGCGCCGCTACCTGTTCGGTGAGCTGTTCCCGCAGCTGAAAAACGTCCAGATCACCCACGCCTGGGGTGGCAACCTCGGCATGTCCCGGCATTTCAAACCGCACATGCTCTGTGACCGGGCCAACGGCATCGCGCTGTCCGGCGGCTATGGCGGGGAGGGTGTCGGCGCTTCCAACTTGGGCGGACGGACGCTTGCGGATCTGATTCTCGAGCGCGACACCGAGCTGACGCATCAACCGTGGGTGCTGCCCGACGGCGGGATCCACGCGCTGCGGGCCTGGGAGCCGGAACCGTGCCGCTGGCTCGGCTACAACGCGATCATCAAAAGCTTTGTTCACGAAGACCAGACCCTGGCGAACCCGGCGACCGCGCCCTGGCGGCGCAAGCTCGCCAGTCAGGTGGCCGGGTTCATGGAAGGTTTCATGCACTAA
- a CDS encoding cupin domain-containing protein — protein MSITQFKNTATLQLEESNPVAVPLGTPVAIASTTSVERDDGVETGVWECTPGRWRRQITAQEFCHFISGRCTFTPDDGGETLHIQGGDALMLPANTLGIWDIEETVRKTYVLIF, from the coding sequence ATGAGCATCACCCAATTCAAGAACACCGCCACGTTGCAACTGGAGGAATCCAACCCGGTGGCCGTGCCGCTCGGCACGCCGGTGGCGATTGCCTCGACCACCAGCGTCGAACGCGACGACGGCGTCGAAACCGGCGTCTGGGAATGCACGCCCGGCCGCTGGCGGCGACAGATCACCGCTCAGGAGTTCTGCCATTTCATTTCCGGTCGCTGCACGTTCACCCCGGACGACGGCGGCGAAACCCTGCACATACAAGGTGGCGACGCACTGATGTTGCCGGCCAACACGCTCGGGATCTGGGACATCGAGGAAACCGTGCGCAAGACCTATGTCCTGATTTTCTGA
- a CDS encoding polyamine ABC transporter substrate-binding protein has protein sequence MIRKTLALAPLMLAVSLAQAADTVKVYNWSDYIAPDTARNFEKASGIGVTYDVYDSNETLDGKLMTGKSGYDVVFPSNHFMARQIEGGALKKLDKSQLPNWKNLNPVLLKALQTNDPGNEHGFPYLWGSTGIGYNVAKVKAVLGDNAPVDSWDLIFKPEYMEKLQKCGVAILDNGPELLPAALNYLGLPHHSKNPEDYKKAEALLMKVRPYVSYFHSSKYTSDLANGDICVAVGFSGDILQAENRAKEAKNGVDIGYEIPKEGAAIWFDMVAMPADAPDEKAGYAFMNYLLQPDVMAGISNYVHYANGNEQADSLIDPAIKNDTKVYPSPEMMGKLFALEAMPLNIDRIRTRVWNKIRTGS, from the coding sequence ATGATCCGAAAGACCCTCGCACTCGCACCCTTGATGCTCGCCGTTTCCCTCGCTCAGGCGGCGGATACGGTCAAGGTATACAACTGGTCCGACTACATCGCGCCGGACACCGCCAGGAACTTCGAAAAGGCCAGCGGCATCGGAGTCACCTATGACGTCTACGACAGCAACGAAACCCTCGACGGCAAGCTGATGACCGGCAAATCCGGTTACGACGTGGTGTTTCCGTCCAACCACTTCATGGCGCGGCAGATCGAGGGCGGGGCGCTGAAGAAGCTCGACAAGAGCCAGTTGCCGAACTGGAAGAACCTCAACCCCGTGTTGCTCAAAGCCCTGCAGACCAACGATCCGGGCAACGAACACGGCTTTCCGTACCTGTGGGGTAGCACCGGCATCGGCTACAACGTCGCCAAGGTCAAGGCCGTGCTGGGTGACAACGCGCCGGTGGACTCCTGGGATCTGATCTTCAAACCCGAATACATGGAAAAACTGCAGAAATGCGGCGTAGCGATCCTCGACAACGGCCCGGAACTGCTGCCGGCAGCGCTCAACTACCTGGGGTTGCCGCATCACAGCAAGAATCCCGAGGACTACAAGAAAGCTGAAGCGCTGCTGATGAAAGTGCGGCCGTATGTCAGCTACTTCCATTCTTCGAAGTACACCAGCGATCTGGCCAATGGCGACATTTGCGTGGCGGTCGGTTTCTCCGGCGACATCCTGCAAGCGGAAAACCGCGCCAAAGAAGCGAAGAACGGCGTCGACATCGGCTACGAGATTCCCAAGGAAGGCGCGGCGATCTGGTTCGACATGGTCGCCATGCCCGCCGACGCACCGGACGAGAAGGCCGGCTATGCGTTCATGAACTACCTGCTGCAGCCAGACGTGATGGCCGGCATCAGCAACTACGTGCACTACGCCAATGGTAACGAACAGGCCGACAGCCTGATCGACCCGGCGATCAAGAACGACACCAAGGTTTATCCGAGCCCGGAAATGATGGGCAAGCTGTTCGCACTGGAAGCGATGCCGCTGAACATCGACCGGATCCGCACGCGGGTGTGGAACAAGATTCGCACTGGCAGCTGA
- a CDS encoding serralysin family metalloprotease, with protein sequence MSKVKANAIDTAEQAFQLGAAPQPLAATSTAFNQINSFSHQYDRGGNLTVNGKPSFSVDQAATQLLRDGAAYQDKDGSGKIELTYTFLTSASSSTMYKHGITGFSQFSTQQKTQAVLAMQSWADVANVTFTEKASGGDGHMTFGNYSGGQDGAAAFAYLPGTGAGYDGTSWYLINSGYTQNKNPDLNNYGRQTLTHEIGHTLGLAHPGDYNAGNGNPTYNDATYGQDTRGYSVMSYWSESNTSQNFSKGGVEAYSSGPLMDDIAAIQKLYGANMTTRTGDTTYGFNSNAGRDFLSASSSADKLVFSVWDAGGKDTFDFSGFTQNQKINLNEASFSDVGGLVGNVSIAKGVTIENAIGGSGNDLLIGNSVANELKGGAGNDIIWGAGGADKLWGGAGSDTFVFAASSDSKPGAIDQILDFVSGLDKIDLTGITKGAGLHFVSAFTGAAGDAVLTSSGGNSLLSVDFSGHGVADFQVSTVGQAAVSDIVA encoded by the coding sequence ATGTCGAAAGTAAAAGCTAACGCTATTGATACCGCCGAACAGGCTTTCCAGCTCGGCGCGGCGCCACAACCTCTGGCAGCGACCAGCACGGCGTTCAACCAGATCAATAGCTTCAGCCATCAATACGATCGTGGCGGCAACCTCACGGTCAATGGCAAACCCTCCTTTTCCGTCGATCAGGCCGCAACCCAGTTGCTGCGCGACGGCGCTGCCTACCAGGACAAGGATGGCAGCGGCAAGATCGAACTCACCTACACATTCCTGACTTCTGCATCGTCCAGCACGATGTACAAGCACGGGATCACCGGGTTCAGTCAGTTCAGTACCCAACAAAAGACCCAGGCCGTGCTCGCGATGCAATCCTGGGCCGATGTGGCCAATGTCACCTTCACCGAGAAAGCCTCGGGCGGTGACGGCCACATGACCTTCGGCAACTACAGCGGCGGCCAGGATGGCGCTGCAGCGTTCGCTTATCTGCCAGGCACCGGCGCCGGTTACGACGGCACTTCGTGGTACCTGATCAACAGTGGCTACACGCAAAACAAAAACCCGGATCTGAACAACTACGGTCGTCAGACCCTGACCCACGAAATCGGTCACACCCTCGGTCTGGCACATCCGGGCGACTACAACGCCGGCAACGGCAACCCGACCTACAACGACGCGACCTACGGGCAAGACACTCGCGGCTACAGCGTCATGAGCTACTGGAGCGAAAGCAATACCAGCCAGAACTTCAGCAAGGGCGGCGTGGAAGCCTATTCCTCCGGCCCGCTGATGGATGACATTGCAGCGATCCAGAAGCTCTACGGCGCCAATATGACCACCCGTACCGGTGACACCACCTACGGCTTCAACTCCAACGCCGGTCGCGATTTCCTCAGCGCCTCGTCGTCGGCCGACAAGCTGGTGTTCTCGGTGTGGGATGCGGGCGGCAAGGACACCTTCGACTTCTCGGGTTTCACCCAGAACCAGAAGATCAACCTCAATGAAGCCTCGTTCTCCGACGTTGGCGGCCTGGTGGGCAACGTGTCCATCGCCAAAGGTGTCACCATCGAGAACGCGATCGGCGGGTCGGGCAACGACCTGCTGATCGGCAACAGCGTGGCCAACGAGCTCAAGGGCGGTGCCGGCAACGACATCATCTGGGGCGCGGGCGGTGCCGACAAACTGTGGGGCGGTGCGGGATCGGACACCTTTGTGTTCGCGGCCAGCTCCGACTCCAAGCCGGGTGCAATCGATCAGATCCTCGATTTCGTCAGCGGTCTGGACAAAATCGACCTGACCGGTATCACCAAGGGCGCCGGCCTGCACTTCGTCAGCGCCTTTACCGGCGCGGCGGGTGATGCGGTTCTGACATCCTCGGGCGGCAACAGCCTGCTGTCGGTGGACTTCTCCGGGCACGGCGTGGCTGATTTCCAGGTCAGCACCGTTGGCCAGGCGGCTGTCAGCGACATCGTGGCGTGA
- a CDS encoding AprI/Inh family metalloprotease inhibitor — MIQFAFTRKATAYLLPMLMMISGETTMASSLRLEDPSVFAGPWQATLSARSDSPEAQAMQDKPSNTCQLDLEANQTLGKGADCLSAWLQESAIGWFPDPDGLSITGKEGSRIQFFSRQRDGLYLSTLKSGLVITLKRTAQQP, encoded by the coding sequence ATGATCCAATTCGCTTTTACCCGTAAAGCGACGGCTTATCTGTTGCCGATGCTGATGATGATTTCTGGAGAAACAACCATGGCAAGCAGCCTGAGACTCGAAGACCCATCGGTATTTGCCGGGCCGTGGCAAGCGACCCTGAGCGCTCGCAGTGACAGCCCCGAAGCGCAAGCCATGCAAGACAAGCCTTCGAACACCTGCCAGCTCGACCTCGAAGCCAATCAGACCCTGGGCAAAGGCGCCGATTGCCTGAGCGCGTGGTTGCAGGAGAGTGCCATCGGCTGGTTTCCCGATCCGGACGGCCTGTCGATCACCGGCAAGGAAGGCTCAAGAATCCAGTTTTTCAGCCGACAACGTGATGGGCTTTATCTGAGCACTTTGAAGTCGGGTCTGGTGATTACACTCAAGCGTACTGCCCAGCAGCCTTGA